From the genome of Legionella beliardensis:
GTTTATTTTGACCACTTCTGACACGCGTAATTAGATTACTATTTAAGTGTAACTTACGTAAATCAAAAGCAAGGCTGGTATTTTCAAAATCAACAACTACTCTGTTTGGATTAGTTAAGGTAAATATTTTATGAGCTGCTGCTTTGTCTAAACTAAATAACAAGGATGCTTGACCTGACTCTTGCTTAATTTGGATAGCTCGTAGCTTAGCGGCGGTAAGATTTAAACTAATAAGCATGAATAAAATAAGGCCGATTATGCGTATTTTCATTGTTTACCTGCAATGCAAGACAAAATTTGTTTTCCAATAGCACTACCTGGTTCAATAGTCAGTTGCCGCCCGTCATTACTTACTTCCAAGGTAAAGCGAAGATCAACATCTACTAAACTTAGGGGCGCTCGCTCTGGCCATTCTATACAGCATATTGTATTGTCAGCAAAATATTCTCTAAAACCTATGTAGTCAAGCTCAGATTCTTCTACTATACGATACAGATCAAAATGGTGAATT
Proteins encoded in this window:
- the tsaE gene encoding tRNA (adenosine(37)-N6)-threonylcarbamoyltransferase complex ATPase subunit type 1 TsaE codes for the protein MNKATFYLPNQESCEEKARCFAHYLVSPLICTFSGDMGAGKTTFIRAMLRELGITSAIKSPTFSLVESYECKDLQIHHFDLYRIVEESELDYIGFREYFADNTICCIEWPERAPLSLVDVDLRFTLEVSNDGRQLTIEPGSAIGKQILSCIAGKQ